One Streptomyces sp. NBC_00223 genomic window carries:
- a CDS encoding glycoside hydrolase family 18 protein yields MRRSLTLVLALFGTLVLFFIPPATAAGGVGAAFAKTSDWGSGYQAQYTITNGGNSSISSWKVAFDLPSGSSVGSYWDALLTQSGNHYTFTNRDYNGTLAPGASVIFGWVGTGSGTPANCTLNGGSCDAGSATGGTTTGGTTGGGNGGTTSGTTGGTTGGGGTPPPAGPIHTAPYVDLGAWPTPSLTAMASASGLKSFTLAFVTASNCKAMWFNAYDPRQAWAKDQIDAVRAGGGDVKVSFGGASGIELAQACTSVTALYNEYAAVVDAYGLNYVDFDIEGSAVAEPASIALRSQALAKLQQTHPNLRISLTLPVLPEGLTSDGLNVVTSAKNAGVNLDVVNLMAMDYYRGVDYGDAAIQAATGTEAQLKTLYPAKSDAQLWAMIGVTPMLGQNDDGHVYDQADARRLVSFAQSKHLGLLSYWEETRDAAACTGALYKCTNIAQAPYEFSKIFAAYNG; encoded by the coding sequence ATGCGAAGATCCCTCACCCTCGTCCTCGCGCTCTTCGGCACGCTCGTCCTGTTCTTCATCCCTCCCGCCACGGCGGCCGGCGGCGTCGGCGCGGCCTTCGCCAAGACCTCGGACTGGGGCAGCGGCTACCAGGCCCAGTACACGATCACCAACGGCGGCAATTCCTCGATCAGTTCGTGGAAGGTCGCGTTCGACCTGCCGTCCGGCAGCAGTGTCGGCAGCTACTGGGACGCGCTGCTCACGCAGAGCGGCAACCACTACACCTTCACCAACCGCGACTACAACGGCACGCTCGCCCCGGGCGCGTCCGTGATCTTCGGCTGGGTCGGCACCGGTTCGGGCACGCCGGCCAACTGCACGCTCAACGGCGGCTCCTGCGACGCGGGTTCCGCCACCGGCGGCACCACGACGGGCGGTACGACCGGCGGCGGGAACGGCGGTACGACGAGCGGCACCACCGGCGGCACCACCGGCGGGGGCGGCACCCCTCCCCCGGCCGGACCGATCCACACCGCCCCCTATGTGGACCTGGGCGCCTGGCCCACGCCCAGCCTCACCGCGATGGCCTCGGCGAGCGGTCTGAAGAGCTTCACGCTGGCCTTCGTCACCGCGTCCAACTGCAAGGCGATGTGGTTCAACGCCTATGACCCGCGCCAGGCGTGGGCCAAGGACCAGATCGACGCCGTCCGGGCGGGCGGCGGCGACGTCAAGGTCTCCTTCGGCGGCGCCAGCGGCATCGAACTCGCCCAGGCGTGCACCTCGGTGACCGCGCTCTACAACGAGTACGCGGCGGTCGTGGACGCCTACGGCCTGAACTATGTCGACTTCGACATCGAGGGGTCGGCGGTCGCCGAGCCCGCCTCCATCGCGCTGCGCTCGCAGGCCCTGGCCAAGCTCCAGCAGACCCACCCGAACCTGCGGATCTCGCTGACCCTGCCGGTTCTCCCCGAGGGCCTGACCTCCGACGGCCTCAACGTGGTGACCTCCGCGAAGAACGCGGGCGTCAACCTCGACGTGGTCAACCTGATGGCCATGGACTACTACCGCGGCGTCGACTACGGCGACGCGGCGATCCAGGCCGCGACCGGCACCGAGGCCCAGCTCAAGACGCTCTACCCGGCCAAGTCCGACGCCCAGTTGTGGGCGATGATCGGGGTGACGCCGATGCTGGGCCAGAACGACGACGGGCACGTCTACGACCAGGCCGACGCCCGCCGGCTCGTCTCCTTCGCGCAGAGCAAGCACCTGGGCCTGCTCTCCTACTGGGAGGAGACCCGGGACGCGGCGGCCTGCACGGGCGCGCTCTACAAGTGCACCAACATCGCGCAGGCGCCGTACGAGTTCTCGAAGATCTTCGCGGCGTACAACGGGTGA
- a CDS encoding aminotransferase class I/II-fold pyridoxal phosphate-dependent enzyme translates to MATQYAISGTTAREIAVSAEHAVTEGRLRPGEALPPVRALAQELAVSPGTVATAYKELRRRGIVVTRGRGGTVVAPEPSVTSRRPPPVPEGLRDLSGGHPDPAFLPDLVPPGRLSPGARSHRASPRLPELEESARAWFRRDGVPDGRVTFAHGALDCIARLLSVELRPGDAVAVEDPGFHHLLDLVRALGLRTVAVPVDDEGPRPEGLRAALRAGARAVVLCPRAQNPFGSRISAARRDELLAVLAAAPEVLVIEDDHSADTSGGPLHSLTTAGAEGPARWAQVRTVSKHLGTDLRWTAMACDARTLARHDGRMLLTSGWVSHVLQETVARLMTDPATNTLVAAAATAYGERRRALVGALAGYGIGARGVSGFNVWVPVRDESAVVNGLRSHGWWVAGGARFRIESAPGVRITVADLEVDESARLAGDFAAVLAETQSTYGG, encoded by the coding sequence GTGGCAACACAATATGCGATCAGTGGCACGACGGCCAGGGAGATTGCCGTCTCGGCCGAACACGCCGTCACCGAGGGGCGGTTGCGGCCGGGTGAGGCGCTGCCCCCGGTGCGGGCGCTCGCGCAGGAGCTGGCCGTGAGCCCGGGGACGGTGGCGACGGCGTACAAGGAGCTGCGGCGGCGCGGGATCGTGGTGACCCGGGGGCGGGGCGGCACGGTGGTCGCGCCCGAGCCCTCGGTGACGTCGCGGCGGCCGCCGCCGGTGCCGGAGGGGCTGCGCGATCTGTCGGGCGGTCACCCCGATCCGGCGTTCCTGCCCGATCTCGTGCCGCCGGGGCGGCTGTCCCCCGGTGCCCGTTCGCACCGGGCCTCGCCGCGGCTGCCGGAGCTGGAGGAGTCGGCCCGGGCGTGGTTCCGGCGGGACGGGGTGCCTGACGGCCGTGTGACCTTCGCGCACGGCGCGCTGGACTGCATCGCCCGGCTGCTGTCGGTGGAGCTGCGGCCCGGTGACGCGGTGGCCGTGGAGGACCCCGGCTTTCACCATCTGCTGGACCTCGTACGGGCGTTGGGGCTGCGGACGGTCGCCGTGCCGGTGGACGACGAGGGGCCGCGCCCGGAGGGACTGCGGGCCGCGCTGCGGGCCGGGGCCCGGGCGGTGGTGCTGTGCCCCCGGGCGCAGAACCCGTTCGGCTCAAGGATCTCGGCGGCCCGCAGGGACGAACTGCTCGCGGTGCTCGCCGCCGCGCCCGAGGTGCTGGTGATCGAGGACGACCACAGCGCGGACACCTCGGGCGGCCCGCTGCACTCGCTGACCACGGCCGGCGCCGAGGGGCCCGCGCGCTGGGCGCAGGTCCGTACGGTCTCCAAGCACCTGGGCACCGATCTGCGGTGGACGGCGATGGCCTGCGACGCGAGGACGCTGGCCCGGCACGACGGGCGGATGCTGCTGACCTCGGGCTGGGTCAGCCATGTGCTCCAGGAGACGGTGGCCCGGCTGATGACCGATCCGGCGACGAACACGCTGGTGGCCGCGGCGGCGACGGCCTACGGGGAGCGCAGGCGCGCGCTGGTCGGGGCGCTGGCCGGGTACGGGATCGGGGCGCGGGGGGTGAGCGGGTTCAATGTGTGGGTGCCGGTGCGGGACGAGTCCGCGGTCGTCAACGGGCTGCGCTCGCACGGCTGGTGGGTGGCCGGCGGCGCCCGCTTCCGGATCGAGTCGGCGCCGGGGGTGCGGATCACCGTGGCGGACCTGGAAGTCGACGAATCGGCCCGGCTCGCCGGGGACTTCGCGGCGGTGCTGGCGGAGACGCAGAGCACGTACGGAGGCTGA